The following proteins come from a genomic window of Pyxidicoccus sp. MSG2:
- a CDS encoding alpha/beta hydrolase: protein MMTLSLACAGPRAGATAADTSQQLVHETYTLGGEQPEALLVALHYSGSTPAFWNEYVKDWGAPVRVLLPQGPLPRREGFTWFAPGHEQKDEAAKLADVEQMAARVADLIREVRRAHPELRHVGVTGFSYGGDLAWFLAIRYPELVDVAVPMGSRLLGDPTRALPATSRVRVLQGEADAIIDARKTVERVEALKAGGVPIDLRTYPGLGHDVSPELIEDWRAFLRQGLSGTAAVQSRRD, encoded by the coding sequence ATGATGACGCTGTCGCTGGCGTGCGCGGGCCCTCGGGCGGGGGCCACGGCGGCGGACACGTCGCAGCAGCTCGTCCACGAGACGTACACCCTCGGTGGCGAGCAGCCCGAAGCGCTGCTCGTCGCCCTGCACTACTCCGGGAGCACGCCCGCTTTCTGGAACGAGTACGTGAAGGACTGGGGCGCTCCTGTCCGCGTGCTGCTCCCCCAGGGGCCGCTACCGCGCAGGGAGGGCTTCACCTGGTTCGCCCCCGGTCACGAGCAGAAGGACGAAGCCGCGAAGCTCGCGGACGTGGAGCAGATGGCCGCGCGCGTCGCGGACCTCATCCGAGAAGTACGGCGCGCCCATCCCGAGCTTCGTCACGTCGGCGTGACGGGGTTCTCGTACGGAGGGGACCTGGCGTGGTTCCTCGCCATCCGCTACCCGGAGCTGGTCGACGTCGCCGTGCCCATGGGCTCGCGCCTGCTCGGAGACCCCACGCGGGCCCTGCCCGCGACAAGCCGCGTGCGGGTGCTCCAGGGCGAAGCCGACGCAATAATCGATGCGCGGAAGACCGTGGAGCGCGTGGAGGCGCTGAAGGCGGGAGGCGTGCCCATCGACCTGCGCACCTACCCGGGCCTCGGACATGACGTGTCTCCGGAGCTCATCGAGGACTGGCGCGCGTTCCTGCGACAGGGGCTGAGCGGCACGGCCGCGGTGCAGTCCAGGCGGGACTGA
- a CDS encoding sulfatase-like hydrolase/transferase, which yields MRHKPATPPKNLLVIMVDQMRFPRFPYGPEGGFAEPLKELLGFQPLREDNPYASMFPGFVKLQRHGVVLRNHTIASSACIPSRTAIMTGQYGTRTGVTQTDGLFKSGDAAAFPWLRPDGIPTLGHWFRAAGYRTHYFGKWHVSNPPERSLMRYGFEDWELSYPEPHGSSPNNLAFYRDFGCADLACTFLRRKALALGVDRVQAAATDRAPLQPSPPSQQAPWMAVVSFANPHDIATYPALPRTLDPDAPPAGPLPIPSKHTLSTAPAGGTFRYPLNPAGLDATCARPPPPAAMPLGPDKPSCQLDYSYKVGLGLAAKTGMGALRGLVAAGKTPANPEAVALGVTLASNIPFQLTVNPEASVAAFVQYYAYLHQVVDGHIARVLETLEEVGLHEDTLVVFMSDHGEYGGAHGMMMEKWHAAYQEALHVPVVFRHPSLNSDLAPRQVEALTSHVDMVPTLLGLMGVQGKDLEMAREQLRLQRVVPPFVGTDLTPVVKGEDSVVREPDGSERAGVLFATDDEITEPLPPDGDPHSIQDLENYAFFCKVVEVLRTGADGKLPPGRQVPELAPGPVRQPNHIRCVRSGTWKLARYFDPHGVEADQWELYDLQTDPLESHNLLAVNGPFPALAPTVPPQRQAEVAEKAATLGALLERYEQEKLAPWPGTSRGRVASAVG from the coding sequence ATGCGTCACAAGCCCGCCACACCTCCCAAGAACCTCCTGGTCATCATGGTCGACCAGATGCGGTTCCCCCGCTTCCCCTACGGTCCGGAGGGAGGCTTCGCGGAGCCCCTCAAGGAGCTGCTCGGCTTCCAGCCCCTGCGTGAGGACAACCCCTACGCGTCGATGTTCCCGGGCTTCGTGAAGCTGCAGCGGCACGGCGTCGTGCTGCGCAACCACACCATCGCCTCCTCGGCCTGTATTCCCAGCCGTACGGCCATCATGACGGGGCAGTACGGCACGCGGACGGGCGTCACGCAGACGGATGGCCTGTTCAAGAGCGGCGACGCCGCCGCGTTTCCCTGGCTGCGGCCCGACGGCATCCCCACGCTGGGCCACTGGTTCCGCGCCGCCGGCTACCGCACGCACTACTTCGGCAAGTGGCACGTGTCGAATCCGCCGGAGCGCTCACTCATGCGCTACGGCTTCGAGGACTGGGAGCTCAGCTACCCCGAGCCGCATGGCTCCAGCCCCAACAACCTGGCCTTCTACCGGGACTTCGGTTGCGCCGACCTGGCCTGCACCTTCCTGAGGCGCAAGGCCCTGGCGCTCGGCGTCGACAGGGTCCAGGCCGCTGCCACCGACAGGGCGCCCCTGCAGCCCTCGCCTCCCTCACAGCAGGCCCCGTGGATGGCGGTGGTGTCCTTCGCCAATCCCCACGACATCGCCACCTACCCTGCCCTGCCGCGCACCCTGGACCCCGACGCGCCGCCAGCGGGTCCGCTGCCCATCCCCTCGAAGCACACGCTGTCCACCGCGCCCGCGGGCGGCACCTTCCGCTACCCGCTCAACCCGGCCGGCCTGGACGCGACGTGCGCCCGGCCACCGCCCCCGGCCGCGATGCCCCTCGGGCCCGACAAGCCGTCCTGCCAGCTCGACTACTCCTACAAGGTCGGGCTCGGGCTCGCCGCGAAGACGGGCATGGGCGCGCTGCGGGGACTCGTGGCGGCCGGCAAGACGCCCGCGAATCCCGAGGCCGTCGCGCTCGGCGTCACGCTCGCCTCCAACATCCCCTTCCAGCTGACGGTGAACCCGGAGGCCTCCGTCGCCGCCTTCGTGCAGTACTACGCGTACCTGCACCAGGTGGTGGATGGGCACATCGCCCGCGTGCTCGAGACGCTCGAGGAGGTGGGCCTGCACGAGGACACCCTGGTCGTCTTCATGTCGGACCACGGCGAGTACGGCGGTGCCCACGGCATGATGATGGAGAAGTGGCACGCGGCCTATCAGGAGGCGCTGCACGTGCCCGTGGTGTTCCGTCACCCCTCCCTCAACTCGGACCTGGCACCCCGGCAGGTCGAGGCGCTGACGAGCCACGTCGACATGGTGCCCACGCTCCTGGGCCTCATGGGCGTCCAGGGCAAGGACCTGGAAATGGCCCGCGAGCAGCTGCGCCTGCAGCGGGTGGTGCCTCCGTTCGTGGGCACCGACCTGACGCCGGTGGTGAAGGGCGAGGACAGCGTGGTCCGCGAGCCGGACGGCTCGGAGCGGGCGGGTGTGCTCTTCGCCACGGACGACGAAATCACCGAACCGCTTCCGCCGGATGGGGACCCGCACTCCATCCAGGACCTGGAGAACTACGCCTTCTTCTGCAAGGTCGTGGAGGTGCTGCGCACCGGAGCGGACGGGAAGCTGCCCCCGGGCAGGCAGGTGCCCGAGTTGGCACCGGGACCGGTGCGCCAGCCGAACCACATCCGCTGCGTGCGAAGCGGCACCTGGAAGCTGGCGCGCTACTTCGACCCTCACGGCGTGGAGGCCGACCAGTGGGAGTTGTACGACCTGCAGACGGACCCGCTGGAGTCCCACAACCTGCTGGCCGTCAACGGCCCCTTCCCGGCGCTGGCGCCCACGGTGCCGCCCCAGCGCCAGGCAGAGGTCGCGGAGAAGGCGGCGACGCTCGGCGCCCTGCTCGAGCGCTACGAGCAGGAGAAGCTGGCTCCGTGGCCCGGGACCTCGCGCGGCAGGGTCGCGAGCGCCGTCGGGTGA